From the genome of Bosea sp. Tri-49, one region includes:
- a CDS encoding caspase family protein yields the protein MTAAVRFCALIALLAHFVALPALAQTQERRVALVIGNSAYKNAPALPNTPNDARDTAEALRKVGFEVVDGIDLDKRGMDAAVSRFARLAQDADAVMFYYAGHGFQFNGENFLVPVEAKIDDEVSVQYETVKLSEVTTALGFAKGVKIMVLDACRNNPFVAQLSKKQVTRSFSVGTGLAPIVKAQGMVTAYATQANDVAADGAGRNSPFTAALVQEIKQPGLEIATMFRRVQKAVYDSTGGKQTPELSLSLLGDFYLNREETDADIWKQLRSSDNAAEIKAFIQRFPTSFFAVDAKTRLDLIERRSASPDREKREQEFAAREKELLDRVQKAEKDRQQAAVDLAGRDAGKGDGERSVPKPGEAPAAKSSDATERERLAKELAKREQELAALEAEKAKLLQERQDREKAVATRNDASGATELPAPQKPLLPSTSARPQRQEPRELKPQQRVVVDRKSTGILTGGVEPEPEPRNARGRRPGKPAAADDCADALRAQIGGSASNCR from the coding sequence ATGACCGCAGCCGTCAGATTTTGCGCACTGATCGCTCTTCTTGCGCATTTTGTCGCGCTGCCGGCGCTTGCCCAGACCCAGGAGCGCCGCGTCGCACTGGTGATCGGCAACTCCGCCTACAAGAACGCGCCCGCCCTCCCTAATACCCCGAATGATGCGCGTGACACCGCCGAAGCGCTGCGCAAGGTCGGTTTCGAGGTGGTCGACGGCATCGATCTCGACAAGCGCGGCATGGATGCCGCCGTGTCCCGCTTCGCGCGCCTCGCTCAGGATGCCGACGCGGTGATGTTCTACTATGCCGGCCACGGCTTCCAGTTCAACGGCGAGAACTTCCTCGTGCCGGTCGAGGCCAAGATCGATGACGAGGTCTCGGTCCAGTACGAGACGGTCAAGCTGAGCGAGGTGACCACCGCGCTCGGCTTCGCCAAGGGCGTCAAGATCATGGTGCTCGATGCCTGCCGCAACAATCCCTTCGTTGCCCAGCTCTCGAAGAAGCAGGTGACGCGCAGCTTCTCGGTCGGCACCGGCCTGGCGCCGATCGTCAAGGCACAAGGCATGGTGACCGCTTATGCGACCCAGGCGAATGATGTCGCCGCCGACGGTGCCGGCCGCAACAGCCCGTTCACCGCGGCGCTGGTGCAGGAGATCAAGCAGCCCGGCCTCGAGATCGCGACCATGTTCCGCCGCGTCCAGAAGGCGGTCTACGACTCCACCGGCGGCAAGCAGACGCCGGAGCTTTCGCTCTCCCTGCTCGGCGATTTCTACCTCAATCGCGAAGAGACCGACGCCGACATCTGGAAGCAGCTGCGCAGCAGCGACAACGCCGCCGAGATCAAGGCCTTCATCCAGCGCTTCCCGACGAGCTTCTTCGCGGTCGACGCCAAGACGCGGCTCGATCTGATCGAGCGGCGCAGTGCCTCGCCCGATCGCGAGAAGCGGGAGCAGGAGTTCGCGGCGCGCGAGAAGGAGCTGCTCGATCGCGTCCAGAAGGCTGAGAAGGACCGGCAGCAGGCTGCGGTCGATCTTGCGGGGCGCGATGCCGGCAAGGGCGATGGCGAGCGTTCCGTGCCGAAGCCGGGCGAGGCCCCGGCGGCGAAGTCTTCCGACGCAACTGAGCGCGAGCGCCTCGCCAAGGAACTCGCCAAGCGCGAGCAGGAACTGGCGGCGCTCGAGGCCGAGAAAGCGAAGCTGCTGCAGGAGCGCCAGGACCGCGAGAAGGCAGTGGCAACGCGCAATGATGCCAGCGGCGCGACCGAGCTGCCGGCGCCGCAGAAGCCGCTGCTGCCCAGCACCAGCGCGCGCCCGCAACGTCAGGAGCCGCGTGAGCTCAAGCCACAGCAGCGCGTGGTGGTCGATCGCAAGTCGACCGGAATCCTGACCGGCGGCGTCGAGCCGGAGCCTGAGCCGCGCAATGCTCGCGGCCGCCGGCCGGGCAAGCCCGCCGCCGCAGACGATTGCGCCGACGCCCTGCGGGCCCAGATCGGCGGCAGCGCAAGCAACTGCCGCTGA
- a CDS encoding PP2C family protein-serine/threonine phosphatase: protein MNEHSPGTAFETGAVSHAGRVRSHNEDNLVVRPEHGLWAVADGMGGHQNGAMASATVAASLSAIGPAGSAAELLDRLERGVIEANAELRRKIREHDGATMGATLAVLLAHGHHFACVWCGDSRIYLVRGGRITQVSRDHTEAQDMIERGLLTVEEARTWPRRHVITRAIGVHDRPELEIDHGELEGGDVFVLCSDGLTDHVRDEEILRAAGSGGAQAASDALLALTLERGATDNVTVIVVRYHHDGGTEKTRWVPNMRQRRSDAP from the coding sequence ATGAACGAGCACAGCCCCGGCACCGCCTTCGAGACGGGCGCAGTCAGCCATGCCGGGCGCGTGCGCAGCCACAACGAAGACAACCTCGTCGTCCGGCCCGAACACGGCCTGTGGGCCGTCGCGGACGGCATGGGTGGCCATCAGAACGGCGCCATGGCGAGCGCGACTGTGGCCGCGAGCCTGTCCGCCATCGGCCCGGCCGGCTCTGCGGCCGAACTGCTCGACCGGCTCGAGCGTGGCGTGATCGAGGCCAATGCGGAACTGCGTCGCAAGATCCGCGAGCATGACGGCGCCACCATGGGGGCGACGCTTGCCGTGCTGCTCGCCCATGGCCACCATTTCGCCTGCGTCTGGTGCGGCGACAGCCGCATCTATCTCGTCCGTGGCGGGCGCATCACCCAGGTCTCGCGCGATCACACCGAGGCGCAGGACATGATCGAGCGCGGCCTGCTAACCGTCGAAGAGGCGCGGACCTGGCCGCGGCGGCATGTCATCACCCGCGCCATCGGCGTCCACGACCGGCCCGAACTCGAGATCGACCATGGCGAGCTCGAAGGCGGCGACGTCTTCGTGCTCTGCTCGGACGGGCTCACCGACCATGTCCGCGACGAGGAGATTCTGCGAGCGGCTGGCTCGGGCGGCGCGCAAGCCGCCAGCGACGCGCTGCTGGCCCTGACCCTGGAGCGCGGTGCCACCGACAATGTCACCGTGATCGTGGTGCGCTATCATCACGACGGCGGAACCGAGAAGACGCGCTGGGTGCCGAACATGCGCCAGCGCCGGAGCGATGCGCCATGA
- a CDS encoding serine/threonine-protein kinase: MSDPDRTVFLPRTGLAPGVRLNGIYEIERLIATGGMGEVYQGRAIQTGDAVAIKIVRSDMAQDANVIALFRNEASALHNLYNEAIVRYYVFTVDPATQATYLAMEFVDGQPLSDRLKQGPLPFEEVDLLRRRIASGLHAAHMLGITHRDVSPDNIILPGGQVTRAKIIDFGIAKSKLAEKTVIGSGFAGKYNYVSPEQLGLYGAEVTGKSDIYSLGLVLAEALGGRPLDMGGTQMQILEKRRRVPDLSAIDKRIRPLLARMLAPDPKDRQTDMAEVAAWQAKGSAGPSGKRAFPWPLVAGVAALALLAGGGFVAWQMLGGASPTQQVMNTSPPPLSDNRQPPALGPAPGTPAPELTPVSPAPPAPSPQPASQNEPPTLQPPASPGPTAPPQPPAAAPPELNPTPTSPPPSPASTTGPKPTPTVPPPTPSGPEPEPRTAAERTARYVADYDGGACFFLWPTAIADKRTTIEGFGSSAEPFVSFDGAFKKAQGYEAQISLRTITTAQCPMVDFLRQLGRGIDRSPVMQIGAFTIKSGDALSGTVESDPNRNLDILLIGDDGLVYNLANYTRREGGKASFSLKLESTAASGAPVRPQTVLALVSQAPLPTLSGPNPAPAGDIFPGLHQDIARTGGKVGLGIKYFRIE, translated from the coding sequence ATGAGCGACCCCGACCGCACCGTCTTCCTGCCGCGTACCGGTCTCGCGCCGGGCGTGCGGCTGAACGGCATCTACGAGATCGAGCGCCTGATCGCGACCGGCGGCATGGGCGAGGTCTACCAGGGCCGCGCCATCCAGACCGGCGACGCCGTCGCGATCAAGATCGTCCGCTCGGACATGGCACAGGACGCCAATGTCATCGCCCTGTTCCGCAACGAGGCGTCGGCGCTGCACAACCTCTACAATGAGGCGATCGTCCGCTATTACGTCTTCACCGTCGACCCGGCGACGCAGGCGACCTATCTCGCCATGGAGTTCGTCGATGGCCAGCCGCTGTCGGACCGCCTGAAACAAGGGCCATTGCCCTTCGAGGAGGTCGACTTGCTGCGCCGGCGCATCGCGTCCGGTCTGCACGCCGCCCATATGCTCGGCATCACCCATCGCGACGTTTCGCCCGACAACATCATCCTGCCTGGCGGCCAGGTCACCCGCGCCAAGATCATCGATTTCGGCATCGCCAAGTCGAAGCTGGCTGAGAAGACGGTGATCGGCTCGGGCTTTGCGGGCAAATACAACTATGTCTCGCCCGAGCAGCTCGGCCTTTACGGCGCCGAGGTCACCGGCAAGTCCGATATCTACAGCCTCGGCCTCGTGCTCGCCGAGGCACTCGGCGGCCGCCCGCTCGACATGGGCGGAACGCAGATGCAGATCCTCGAGAAGCGCCGCCGCGTTCCCGATCTCTCGGCCATCGACAAGCGCATCCGCCCGCTGCTGGCGCGCATGCTCGCGCCCGACCCCAAGGATCGCCAGACCGACATGGCCGAGGTCGCCGCCTGGCAGGCCAAGGGTAGCGCGGGGCCCAGCGGCAAGCGTGCCTTTCCCTGGCCGCTTGTCGCCGGGGTCGCGGCGCTCGCGCTCCTTGCGGGTGGCGGCTTCGTCGCCTGGCAAATGCTGGGCGGCGCCAGCCCGACACAGCAGGTGATGAACACCTCGCCGCCTCCGCTGAGCGACAATCGTCAGCCGCCTGCACTGGGGCCGGCACCGGGCACGCCTGCCCCCGAACTCACCCCCGTGAGCCCGGCTCCGCCGGCACCGTCGCCGCAGCCCGCGAGCCAGAACGAACCACCGACCTTGCAGCCGCCGGCCTCTCCCGGACCGACTGCGCCGCCCCAGCCGCCCGCAGCCGCCCCGCCGGAGTTGAACCCGACGCCGACGTCACCGCCACCGAGCCCGGCATCGACAACCGGCCCGAAGCCGACACCGACTGTCCCACCGCCGACACCATCCGGTCCTGAACCCGAGCCGCGCACGGCCGCCGAGCGGACCGCGCGCTATGTTGCGGATTATGACGGTGGCGCCTGCTTCTTCCTCTGGCCGACGGCGATCGCTGACAAGCGCACCACGATCGAAGGCTTCGGCAGCTCGGCCGAGCCCTTCGTCAGCTTCGACGGAGCTTTCAAGAAGGCGCAGGGCTACGAGGCACAGATCAGCCTGCGTACGATCACCACAGCCCAATGCCCAATGGTCGATTTCCTGCGCCAGCTCGGTCGCGGCATCGATCGCAGCCCGGTGATGCAGATCGGCGCCTTCACCATCAAGAGCGGCGACGCGCTGTCGGGCACGGTCGAGAGCGACCCGAACCGAAATCTCGACATCCTGCTCATCGGCGATGACGGGCTGGTCTACAACCTCGCGAACTACACGCGCCGCGAGGGCGGCAAGGCGAGCTTCAGCCTCAAGCTGGAATCGACCGCGGCATCCGGCGCGCCGGTGCGGCCGCAGACCGTGCTGGCGCTCGTCAGCCAGGCGCCGCTGCCGACGCTATCGGGGCCCAATCCGGCTCCAGCCGGCGACATCTTCCCCGGCCTGCACCAAGATATCGCCCGTACCGGCGGCAAGGTCGGCCTCGGCATCAAGTATTTTAGGATCGAGTGA
- a CDS encoding methyltransferase domain-containing protein — protein sequence MNDMATNPYDAVAYPGHAFAQTHPAHLATIAHVHGMTPAPTTAMRVLELGCGRGGNLIPMALQCPGAELVGIDLSGRAIAHARADAAELGATNVSFHHLDIMAASAALGRFDYILVHGVYSWVPQPVRERILALFGELLTPQGIAYVSYNALPGCRLRDLARDVMLFETRDIDDPIEKVRAARAAIKRFAEATDAETFYGAALRERMKQIEDIPDNVLYHDDLNPGARAFALHEVLAAAESHGLQFLAEASFPNNFGGARGAAQQVLNEIPITEPLRQEQSLDLLIGRCFRQTLLCRADVVLHRGFSQFSLEPYHLAASVSEVEEKDEKRPEAVSFLFSEGVRLALDLPAAIAALRALGKAWPGSIGHDELAALALEESKDSLGPDLAREKGRLNEALTAIYRAGLLEINLEPHRLTTLISERPVASQLARRQALSSHEVTDLRHRAVALDGIVVRKFVSLLDGTRTPAMLLDEINAFLTEAHASGRDASALPKKATAEEVDLHLKDVARLALLAG from the coding sequence ATGAACGACATGGCGACGAACCCTTACGACGCTGTCGCCTATCCAGGGCATGCCTTCGCGCAGACGCATCCGGCGCATCTGGCGACGATCGCGCATGTGCACGGCATGACACCTGCGCCGACGACGGCGATGCGCGTGCTCGAGCTCGGCTGCGGCCGCGGCGGCAACCTGATCCCGATGGCGCTGCAATGTCCGGGAGCGGAACTGGTCGGCATCGATCTGAGCGGGCGGGCGATCGCGCACGCCAGGGCGGATGCCGCCGAGCTCGGCGCCACCAATGTCAGCTTCCACCATCTCGACATCATGGCCGCTTCGGCCGCACTCGGCCGCTTCGACTATATCCTCGTGCATGGGGTCTACTCCTGGGTGCCGCAGCCGGTGCGCGAGCGGATCCTGGCGCTTTTCGGCGAATTGCTGACGCCGCAGGGCATCGCCTATGTCAGCTACAACGCCCTGCCAGGGTGCCGCCTGCGCGATCTCGCGCGTGACGTCATGCTGTTCGAGACCCGCGACATCGACGATCCGATCGAGAAGGTCCGCGCGGCGCGCGCCGCGATCAAGCGTTTCGCCGAGGCGACCGACGCCGAGACTTTCTACGGGGCGGCCCTGCGCGAGCGGATGAAGCAGATCGAGGATATTCCGGACAACGTCCTCTATCACGACGATCTCAATCCCGGCGCGCGCGCCTTCGCCCTGCACGAGGTGCTGGCTGCGGCGGAGTCTCATGGGCTGCAATTCCTGGCCGAGGCGTCTTTCCCGAACAATTTCGGCGGCGCCCGTGGGGCGGCGCAGCAGGTGCTGAACGAGATTCCGATCACGGAGCCGCTCCGGCAGGAGCAATCGCTCGACCTGCTGATCGGCCGCTGCTTCCGCCAGACCTTGCTCTGCCGCGCCGACGTCGTGCTCCATCGCGGCTTCTCGCAGTTCAGCCTTGAGCCCTACCATCTGGCGGCGAGCGTCAGCGAGGTCGAAGAGAAGGACGAGAAGCGGCCGGAGGCCGTGAGTTTCCTGTTCTCGGAAGGGGTGCGCCTCGCTTTGGATCTGCCGGCAGCCATCGCCGCCCTGCGGGCACTGGGCAAGGCCTGGCCGGGCAGCATTGGCCATGACGAGCTCGCCGCGCTGGCCTTGGAGGAGTCGAAAGATAGCCTGGGCCCCGATCTCGCCCGCGAGAAGGGCCGTCTCAATGAGGCGCTGACCGCGATCTATCGGGCCGGCCTGCTCGAGATAAATCTGGAGCCCCACCGATTGACGACGCTGATCAGCGAGCGGCCGGTCGCGAGCCAGTTGGCGCGACGCCAGGCGTTGAGCAGCCATGAAGTCACCGACCTGCGCCATCGCGCGGTCGCGCTCGACGGAATCGTGGTGCGCAAGTTCGTCAGCCTGCTGGACGGAACGCGGACGCCGGCGATGCTGCTCGACGAGATCAATGCCTTCCTGACGGAAGCGCATGCCTCTGGTCGCGATGCCTCGGCGTTGCCGAAAAAGGCCACGGCAGAGGAGGTCGACCTGCATTTGAAGGATGTCGCGCGGCTGGCGTTGCTGGCAGGCTGA
- a CDS encoding transglycosylase SLT domain-containing protein: MSQRFKQFQAAFQEDACLETIMQARQGGITLTCSACGKTSAFAPRVKLRAYACPHCGFLVSPCKGTPLESRRASLQLWFFALKALTEQGPRGAATTLEREGHIPSQQARRMIAELQEAAGKDGKGPDWLVAAQRTVIGSANATNLAAGVPFAATDGSSRLRLASYIGGGALVLAIAGGVAVATLRPGSTELSGGFEPMESVEAPSLKAPTRPSLILSSVEGDLEAARQATQFALNADPSLAAVTEQAALPGMSNQPAMPIPVMPPSNIILVPPSLPGKPGAPAAAARSQLPQAPINYNGDPNQVLTFGPIKIRRHLVEMIVRAGRVVGADPTLLMAVADKESSFSTAVQAKTSSATGLYQFIEQTWLGVIFEFGRKHGLNAEAALVTRNGRQFVIADANERQRILDLRREPYLSALLAGEMLKRDTLRLEKAMGRHLTGGEIYLIHFLGPDAAQTFIETMEETPGASAAALLPRPAEANRPIFYAQSGGETKTLSVSEVHKKFDEMIKVRLDRYKVVRGPAPAPARPQQK, translated from the coding sequence ATGAGTCAGCGCTTCAAGCAGTTTCAGGCCGCATTCCAGGAGGATGCCTGCCTCGAAACCATCATGCAGGCGCGACAGGGCGGCATCACGCTGACCTGCTCTGCCTGCGGGAAGACGTCGGCCTTCGCGCCGCGGGTGAAGTTGCGCGCCTATGCCTGCCCGCATTGCGGTTTCCTGGTCTCGCCCTGCAAGGGGACACCGTTGGAGAGCCGGCGCGCTTCGCTGCAGCTCTGGTTCTTCGCGCTCAAGGCGTTGACCGAGCAGGGCCCGCGCGGCGCTGCCACGACGCTGGAACGCGAGGGACATATCCCGTCCCAGCAGGCGCGCCGGATGATCGCCGAATTGCAGGAGGCGGCCGGCAAGGACGGCAAGGGGCCGGACTGGCTTGTGGCAGCGCAAAGGACCGTCATCGGCAGCGCCAACGCCACGAATCTTGCTGCCGGCGTGCCGTTCGCTGCAACGGATGGCAGTTCCCGGCTCAGGCTCGCCTCCTATATCGGCGGAGGTGCACTGGTTCTGGCCATCGCGGGAGGTGTCGCGGTCGCGACCCTGAGGCCGGGGTCGACCGAGCTGAGTGGCGGGTTCGAGCCGATGGAAAGCGTCGAGGCCCCATCGCTGAAGGCGCCGACCCGGCCTTCGCTGATCCTGTCCTCGGTCGAAGGCGATCTCGAAGCCGCACGACAGGCGACGCAGTTCGCCCTGAATGCCGACCCATCGCTTGCGGCGGTCACCGAACAGGCTGCGCTGCCGGGCATGTCAAATCAGCCGGCAATGCCGATACCGGTCATGCCGCCGTCGAACATCATCCTCGTTCCGCCGAGCCTGCCGGGCAAGCCAGGCGCCCCTGCGGCCGCGGCGCGCTCGCAACTGCCGCAGGCGCCGATCAATTACAACGGCGACCCCAATCAGGTCCTCACCTTCGGGCCGATCAAGATCCGCCGGCACTTGGTCGAGATGATCGTCAGGGCAGGGCGCGTCGTCGGCGCCGACCCGACCCTGCTGATGGCTGTCGCCGACAAGGAATCCTCCTTCTCGACCGCAGTACAGGCGAAGACCTCCTCGGCGACCGGGCTCTACCAGTTCATCGAGCAGACCTGGCTCGGCGTGATCTTCGAATTCGGCCGCAAGCACGGTCTCAATGCCGAGGCGGCGCTGGTCACCCGCAACGGCCGGCAGTTCGTCATCGCCGATGCGAACGAGCGGCAACGCATCCTCGATCTTCGGCGCGAGCCCTATCTCTCGGCCTTGCTGGCGGGCGAAATGCTGAAGCGCGACACGCTCAGGCTGGAGAAGGCGATGGGGCGCCATCTCACAGGCGGCGAAATCTATCTGATCCATTTCCTGGGGCCTGATGCGGCGCAGACCTTCATCGAAACGATGGAGGAGACGCCCGGCGCCAGCGCAGCGGCGCTGCTGCCCCGCCCGGCCGAGGCCAATCGCCCGATCTTCTATGCCCAGTCCGGCGGCGAGACCAAGACGCTCTCGGTGTCCGAGGTGCACAAGAAGTTCGATGAGATGATCAAGGTCAGGCTCGACCGCTACAAGGTCGTGCGTGGGCCCGCCCCCGCGCCGGCACGGCCGCAACAGAAATAG
- the tagF gene encoding type VI secretion system-associated protein TagF produces MFGKLPGKRDFIALGAPTAFLSAYEPWLQGGLTASRVELGTGWQNAFLNAPIWRFWFGSAFCGTTVAGAFMPSVDGIGRYFPLTVFALAGPGAAIPPPELDPQDAWFAQAEDFLLHALEPEASYETVSQALGGLAMPSDDLMAAPPADMVRLSDGTIVSALDSATFPARLTALRVEDHTRSFAHASYLWTVGGDDFEPLALVGQGLPSPYLFTGLLTGRFDAFLGAGSTA; encoded by the coding sequence TTGTTCGGGAAGCTTCCCGGCAAGCGAGACTTCATCGCGCTGGGCGCCCCTACCGCCTTTCTCTCGGCCTATGAGCCCTGGCTCCAGGGCGGGCTCACCGCCAGCAGGGTCGAGCTCGGCACAGGCTGGCAGAATGCCTTCCTGAACGCTCCGATCTGGCGCTTCTGGTTCGGCAGCGCCTTCTGCGGCACCACGGTAGCCGGCGCCTTCATGCCGTCGGTCGACGGCATCGGCCGCTATTTCCCGCTGACGGTCTTCGCTCTCGCCGGCCCTGGCGCTGCGATCCCGCCACCGGAGCTCGACCCGCAGGACGCCTGGTTCGCGCAGGCTGAGGATTTCCTGCTGCACGCGCTCGAACCCGAAGCCAGTTATGAGACGGTTTCACAGGCGCTCGGCGGGCTCGCAATGCCGAGTGACGACCTCATGGCCGCCCCGCCCGCCGACATGGTCAGGCTCTCCGACGGGACGATCGTCAGCGCGCTCGATTCCGCCACCTTCCCGGCCCGGCTCACGGCGTTACGGGTCGAGGACCATACCCGCTCCTTTGCCCATGCCAGCTATCTCTGGACGGTCGGCGGTGACGATTTCGAGCCGCTCGCTCTGGTCGGCCAGGGCTTGCCGAGCCCCTATCTCTTCACCGGCCTTCTGACCGGACGCTTCGACGCCTTCCTCGGTGCAGGATCGACGGCATGA